The genomic region ATTTATTACGCTGTTGTCGAGATTGGGGTATACAAGCATTAACGGCGTATGCCTTTTCGACTGAAAATTGGGGCAGACCGTTAGAAGAAGTTGAATTTTTGATGACTTTGTTCGAGCGCGTTCTGCGGAAAGAATTGCAGGAAATGCTAGAGGAAAACGTCCAAATTCGGTTTGTAGGAGATTTGGAGGCTTTACCGCGAAGTCTTCAATCGGAAATCGAGCGATCGATGGCTGAAACGAGGTCGAATCGAGGTATCCGCTTCACTATTGCCACGAATTACGGTGGTAGACAGGAGATTTTACACGCTTGTCGAGCGATCGCCCAGCAAGTACAGCAAGGTTTGCTCCAACCAGAAGAAATTGACAAAGAAATCTTCGAGCGCCACCTTTACACGGCTGGAATTAGCGATCCTGACTTATTGATCCGCACCAGTGGAGAAATGCGCATCAGTAATTTTCTCCTTTGGCAAATGGCTTATGCCGAAATTTATATTACCGAGTCTCTGTGGCCAGACTTCAACCGCACGGAGTTTCATCGGGCTTTGGCTGCTTACCAACAGCGGGAACGACGGTTTGGGAAAGTGTGATTGTAAGGGAGTAGGGAGTAGGGAGTAGGGAAAGAGT from Chroococcidiopsis sp. SAG 2025 harbors:
- the uppS gene encoding polyprenyl diphosphate synthase, whose protein sequence is MTVKPIVLQLPLDLEKEKLPRHVAVIMDGNGRWAKKQGLPRIMGHKRGVDVLKDLLRCCRDWGIQALTAYAFSTENWGRPLEEVEFLMTLFERVLRKELQEMLEENVQIRFVGDLEALPRSLQSEIERSMAETRSNRGIRFTIATNYGGRQEILHACRAIAQQVQQGLLQPEEIDKEIFERHLYTAGISDPDLLIRTSGEMRISNFLLWQMAYAEIYITESLWPDFNRTEFHRALAAYQQRERRFGKV